A single region of the Leptodactylus fuscus isolate aLepFus1 chromosome 5, aLepFus1.hap2, whole genome shotgun sequence genome encodes:
- the LOC142204311 gene encoding olfactory receptor 6B1-like, with translation MEEKNLTEVTEFFLLGFQVSKDLRILLFCLLLVVTWGAICGNLLIITLVSTSKILHTPMYFFISQLSISDILVITEIVPNLLHILLSNGGTITFTDCITQLYFLCGSETFECLLLAVMSYDRYVAICNPLRYFTIMTSGHCVILSITCWLIGFSIMTIHIIKTAKLTFCGPNVIDHVFCDLVPLLELSCSDTFIIHLQIYVIAIPLVFTPTTIIVLSYMYIVRTVLRIPSSTGRQKAFSTCSSHLIVVSIFYWALFSVYVVPPTDLTISMRHSRSPGALQRLTGESSSVAEIVLETKAGLRDFLWTAEAQPKVCIDCFLELPYHDTGLLCVLQSVP, from the exons ATGGAGGAGAAGAATCTGACTGAGGTCACTGAGTTTTTTCTTTTAGGATTTCAAGTCAGTAAAGATTTAAGAATtctcctcttctgtcttctcctgGTGGTTACCTGGGGGGCAATATGTggaaacctcctgatcatcaccctggtgtccaccagtaagatcctccacactccaatgtacttcttcatctcacaactctccatcagtgacatcttgGTCATCACAGAAATTGTCCCCAACCTTCTCCACATCCTACTCAGTAATGGAGGGACCATTACTTTTACTGACTGTATCACTCAACTTTATTTCTTGTGTGGCTCTGAAACATTTgagtgtcttcttctggctgtgatgtcttatgacagatatgtggccatctgtaatcctctcCGTTACTTCACCATCATGACAAGTGGACATTGTGTGATATTGTCTATTACTTGTTGGTTGATTGGATTTTCTATCATGACAATTCACATCATAAAAACTGCCAAGCTTACATTTTGTGGCCCCAATGTCATTGACCATGTATTCTGTGACCTTGTCCCGTTACTAGAACTTTCCTGTTCAGACACCTTTATTATCCATCTACAGATTTATGTAATAGCGATTCCTTTAGTCTTTACACCAACAACAATCATTGTATTATCTTATATGTATATTGTCCGGACcgtcttaaggatcccatccagtactggtagacagaaagccttctccacctgtagctcccacctcattgtggtctccatattttaTTGGGCTCTGTTCAGTGTTTATGTTGTCCCACCAACAGATCTCACAATCTCCATGa GGCACAGTAGAAGTCCTGgagcactgcagagactgacaggAGAAAGCAGCAGTGTTGCTGAGATTGTTCTAGAGACTAAAGCCGGGTTGAGAGACTTTCTATGGACGGCTGAAGCTCAACCAAAAGTTTGCATAGACTGTTTCCTGGAATTGCCTTACCATGATACTGGACTGCTGTGCGTGTTACAGAGTGTGCCTTAG